A single genomic interval of Streptomyces sp. BA2 harbors:
- a CDS encoding TIGR04222 domain-containing membrane protein — MEILSVCFAFLLAASTAGLLVGVSRIRQAAPPQPDAQHGAVFDPLEAAFLAGGPGRVADAAIAALHEDGRLVVAFPGIVAIQSPEARNPVEGAVLQAHAAAPSGALHWLRTGVMRSPAVQAIGDALARRGLMVRPEALDRLRRRKIRHNALSFTGFFLVIGVIAVEDGDGPSWDPVSTSTILLIVAWVLGALIGQLCSRATRTRVTPTGRTALAEYRAAGAHVSGAAHRVAVEGLVGVLDPELRAQLQAAHRIRPGRTAATSSSYASSSTGTIAWCGGSGGSSACGGSSCGSSGGGGSSSSCGGGGGGGGGGCGGGGGGSS, encoded by the coding sequence GTGGAGATCCTGTCCGTCTGTTTCGCCTTTCTCCTCGCGGCCTCGACGGCCGGTCTCCTCGTCGGCGTCTCCCGCATACGGCAGGCCGCGCCTCCGCAGCCCGACGCACAGCACGGAGCCGTGTTCGACCCCCTGGAGGCCGCCTTCCTCGCCGGCGGCCCCGGCCGAGTCGCCGACGCCGCGATCGCGGCCCTGCACGAGGACGGGCGCCTGGTGGTCGCTTTCCCCGGCATCGTCGCGATCCAGTCGCCCGAGGCCCGCAACCCCGTCGAGGGCGCGGTGCTCCAGGCCCACGCCGCCGCGCCGAGCGGCGCCCTGCACTGGCTGCGCACCGGCGTGATGCGCAGCCCCGCCGTACAGGCGATCGGTGACGCGCTGGCCCGGCGCGGCCTGATGGTGCGCCCCGAGGCCCTGGACCGCCTGCGGCGCCGGAAGATCCGGCACAACGCCCTTAGCTTCACCGGGTTCTTCCTCGTCATCGGCGTCATCGCCGTCGAGGACGGCGACGGCCCCTCCTGGGACCCCGTGAGCACGTCGACCATCCTGTTGATCGTGGCCTGGGTGCTCGGCGCCCTGATCGGCCAGCTCTGCAGCCGCGCCACCCGCACCCGGGTGACCCCCACGGGCCGGACCGCTCTCGCGGAGTACCGCGCCGCGGGCGCGCACGTGTCCGGCGCGGCGCACCGCGTGGCGGTGGAGGGCCTGGTCGGCGTCCTCGACCCCGAACTGCGCGCACAGTTGCAGGCCGCGCACCGCATCCGGCCGGGACGTACGGCGGCGACGTCCTCGTCGTACGCGAGCTCCAGCACTGGCACCATCGCGTGGTGCGGAGGCAGCGGGGGCAGCTCCGCGTGCGGCGGCTCCAGCTGCGGGAGTTCCGGCGGCGGGGGCTCTTCGTCCTCCTGCGGTGGAGGCGGTGGCGGAGGCGGTGGCGGCTGCGGAGGAGGGGGCGGGGGCAGCTCCTAG
- a CDS encoding DUF4142 domain-containing protein: MRRINGTALIIAALVATLGALAFPMWSYADRSGTGPANLAAGSVATQWGPLSAADRDLLVKVRLAGLWELPAGQQAVERAPTEAIKEAGDHLIVGHTDLDKRARAVAAQLGVELPNQPTAQQQGWLQELTEAEGMEYQRKFANLLRVAHGKVFSVIAQVRDSTRNTLIRQLASDSNQTVLDHITMLEATGLVDFDDIANGGAATATASPTGPPPPSGVAPPEPPPAGPTGDVSTTSRPSPAPPGEVNTDRPEPQM, translated from the coding sequence TTGCGGCGCATCAACGGCACGGCTCTGATCATCGCGGCACTCGTGGCCACACTGGGCGCGCTCGCGTTCCCCATGTGGTCCTACGCCGACCGTTCGGGCACGGGGCCCGCCAATCTGGCCGCCGGGTCGGTGGCCACCCAGTGGGGTCCGCTCTCGGCAGCCGACCGCGATCTGCTCGTGAAGGTGCGCCTCGCCGGGCTGTGGGAGCTGCCCGCGGGCCAGCAAGCCGTCGAGCGCGCACCGACCGAGGCGATCAAGGAGGCGGGTGACCATCTGATCGTCGGCCACACGGACCTCGACAAGCGGGCCCGCGCGGTCGCGGCGCAGCTCGGCGTGGAGCTGCCGAACCAGCCCACCGCCCAGCAGCAGGGCTGGCTCCAGGAGTTGACCGAGGCCGAAGGCATGGAGTACCAGCGGAAGTTCGCGAATCTGCTGCGGGTCGCGCACGGCAAGGTGTTCAGCGTGATCGCACAGGTGCGGGACAGCACCCGCAACACGCTGATACGGCAGCTGGCCAGCGACTCCAACCAGACGGTCCTCGACCACATCACGATGCTGGAGGCCACCGGCCTCGTCGACTTCGACGACATCGCGAACGGCGGCGCCGCCACCGCCACGGCCAGCCCCACCGGGCCTCCGCCGCCCTCAGGCGTCGCTCCCCCGGAGCCCCCGCCGGCCGGCCCGACCGGTGATGTGTCCACGACGTCGCGGCCCTCGCCCGCACCTCCGGGGGAGGTCAACACGGACCGGCCGGAACCTCAAATGTAG
- a CDS encoding peptidyl-tRNA hydrolase: protein MSSDQAAGTSQPQDTPDPQDSPFRVEQTTRDEAPQYVLPLVARIERAEPPHRTDALETAARAVLVMLGDERSVGDGEWAQAMRDWQDARIRKVVRRARGAEWRRAEALPGITVTGKSAEVRVFPPVPLDGWPKDLARLQVSGTDLDDPEAVPPADATAPVLWMSPDVDMSAGKAMAQAGHGAQLAWWELADEERAAWRDAGFPLSVRTPDAALWRELVASGLPVVRDAGFTEIAPGSCTVVADHPALR from the coding sequence GTGAGCAGCGACCAGGCCGCCGGGACCTCCCAGCCGCAGGACACCCCAGACCCCCAGGACAGCCCCTTCCGCGTGGAGCAGACGACACGCGACGAGGCACCGCAGTACGTGCTGCCGCTGGTGGCCCGCATCGAGCGCGCCGAGCCTCCGCACCGTACGGACGCCCTGGAGACCGCGGCCCGCGCGGTGCTCGTCATGCTCGGCGACGAGCGGTCCGTCGGCGACGGGGAGTGGGCGCAGGCCATGCGGGACTGGCAGGACGCCAGGATCCGCAAGGTGGTGCGGCGGGCCCGCGGCGCCGAGTGGCGGCGGGCCGAGGCGCTCCCGGGCATCACGGTCACGGGCAAGTCGGCGGAGGTCCGCGTCTTCCCGCCGGTGCCGCTGGACGGCTGGCCCAAGGACCTGGCTCGGCTCCAGGTCTCGGGCACGGACCTGGACGACCCGGAGGCGGTGCCGCCTGCGGACGCGACCGCGCCGGTCCTGTGGATGAGCCCCGATGTCGACATGTCGGCGGGCAAGGCGATGGCGCAGGCGGGGCACGGTGCCCAACTGGCGTGGTGGGAGCTGGCGGACGAGGAGCGCGCGGCGTGGCGGGACGCCGGTTTCCCGCTCTCCGTCCGCACCCCGGACGCCGCGCTCTGGCGCGAACTCGTGGCGAGCGGCCTGCCGGTGGTGCGGGACGCAGGCTTCACGGAGATCGCCCCCGGCTCCTGCACCGTGGTCGCCGACCACCCTGCTCTGCGTTGA
- a CDS encoding alpha/beta fold hydrolase, whose amino-acid sequence MKLNTREWGTGDRVAVLVHGIMSDHRTWRRLGPALADKGYRVIGVDLRGHGASGRGAYSPEIFADDLIDTVPSGVELAVGHSLGGMALALAVERLAPARAVYSDPAWALGAAGVDPAVFVEFRNATRRTIANLNPRWEEADIDIEVATLAAWDPDTALALSGPNAVDRTPAAPVVPSLVQVADPSFLVSDELKGELERRGFEVRTVKGAGHTIHRDNFDAYMGSLDGWV is encoded by the coding sequence ATGAAGTTGAACACCCGCGAATGGGGCACCGGCGACCGCGTCGCCGTCCTGGTCCACGGCATCATGTCGGACCACCGCACCTGGCGCCGCCTGGGCCCCGCCCTCGCCGACAAGGGCTACCGGGTGATCGGCGTCGACCTGCGCGGGCACGGGGCGAGCGGGCGGGGCGCGTACAGCCCGGAGATCTTCGCGGACGACCTGATCGACACGGTGCCGAGCGGGGTTGAGCTCGCGGTCGGGCACTCGCTGGGCGGGATGGCGCTGGCCCTCGCGGTGGAGCGGCTCGCACCGGCACGGGCCGTCTACTCCGACCCGGCGTGGGCACTCGGCGCGGCGGGCGTGGACCCTGCCGTGTTCGTCGAGTTCCGGAACGCGACCCGGAGGACGATCGCGAACCTGAATCCGCGCTGGGAGGAGGCCGACATCGACATCGAGGTCGCCACGCTGGCCGCCTGGGACCCGGACACCGCGCTCGCCCTCTCCGGACCGAACGCCGTCGACCGCACGCCCGCCGCGCCGGTGGTCCCGTCGCTGGTGCAGGTCGCGGACCCCAGTTTCCTCGTGTCCGACGAGCTGAAGGGGGAGTTGGAGCGGCGCGGGTTCGAGGTACGGACGGTCAAGGGCGCAGGACACACCATCCACCGCGACAACTTCGACGCGTACATGGGGTCGCTGGACGGCTGGGTCTAG
- a CDS encoding MFS transporter has product MALSAHQDQTPPAATPRAPHPGEGEGEGEGDGGGGGDSDGRSGTPRGLMPLLTLANTAMYALYVGVGSVLLPLQIEHIDKADKVAVLGLVSGVSAVFATVFNPVAGALSDRSGRRNPWILGGGVAAVGAMALLGGVQTVLLVTIAWCLGQAVMNVFQAALTSVVPDRVPLAARGRASAAVGIGLPIGSTLGALIGSAFADHLSTGYLVLGLFVALSAALFTVFAREKPKSPARQSDAHAPVPVKNAPVPVKKQFAAFLGALRHRDFRWAFIGRALLVLGYFCVFGYQLYILQDHIDLPSGMEPEDAVAVLAPVSAVAMAVSTVVGGVLSDRMDRRKLFVAASATISAVALVIPAVSPTWTAMIVYAALNGLGFGCFMAVDNALVSMILPSADDAARDLGVLNMAQAGPQILAPFVASVIVSLCGGGQGGGYTALFVAGAVLSVLGALAVRPIRGVR; this is encoded by the coding sequence GTGGCCCTTTCCGCTCACCAGGATCAGACTCCCCCGGCTGCCACGCCCCGGGCCCCGCACCCCGGCGAGGGCGAGGGCGAGGGCGAGGGCGACGGCGGAGGCGGAGGCGACAGCGACGGCCGGTCCGGCACCCCGCGCGGCCTCATGCCCCTCCTGACCTTGGCCAACACCGCGATGTACGCGCTCTACGTGGGTGTCGGAAGCGTGCTGCTACCGCTCCAGATCGAGCACATCGACAAGGCGGACAAGGTCGCCGTACTGGGCCTCGTCAGCGGGGTCAGTGCCGTCTTCGCCACCGTCTTCAACCCCGTGGCGGGCGCACTCTCCGACCGCAGCGGGCGCCGCAATCCCTGGATCCTCGGGGGCGGCGTCGCGGCCGTCGGCGCGATGGCCCTGCTCGGCGGAGTCCAGACGGTGCTGCTCGTGACGATCGCCTGGTGTCTCGGCCAGGCCGTGATGAACGTCTTCCAGGCCGCGCTCACCTCGGTCGTCCCCGACCGCGTGCCGCTCGCCGCCCGCGGCAGGGCGTCCGCGGCCGTCGGCATCGGACTGCCGATCGGCTCGACCCTCGGCGCGCTCATCGGCTCGGCCTTCGCCGACCACCTCAGCACCGGATATCTGGTGCTCGGCCTGTTCGTGGCGCTCTCGGCGGCCTTGTTCACCGTCTTCGCGCGCGAGAAGCCGAAGTCGCCCGCGCGGCAGTCGGACGCGCACGCGCCGGTCCCGGTCAAGAACGCGCCGGTCCCGGTCAAGAAGCAGTTCGCGGCGTTCCTCGGCGCCCTGCGCCACCGCGACTTCCGCTGGGCGTTCATCGGGCGCGCACTGCTCGTGCTCGGCTACTTCTGCGTCTTCGGCTACCAGCTCTACATCCTGCAGGACCACATCGACCTGCCGTCCGGCATGGAGCCCGAGGACGCCGTCGCCGTCCTCGCGCCCGTCAGCGCGGTCGCGATGGCCGTGTCCACCGTCGTCGGCGGTGTGCTCTCGGACCGGATGGACCGGCGCAAGCTGTTCGTCGCCGCCTCCGCGACGATCTCCGCGGTCGCCCTCGTCATCCCCGCCGTCTCGCCGACCTGGACCGCGATGATCGTCTACGCCGCTCTCAACGGCCTCGGCTTCGGCTGTTTCATGGCCGTCGACAACGCGCTGGTGTCCATGATCCTGCCGAGCGCCGATGACGCGGCCCGCGATCTCGGCGTCCTGAACATGGCGCAGGCGGGCCCACAGATCCTGGCCCCGTTCGTCGCCTCCGTCATCGTCTCGCTCTGCGGAGGCGGTCAAGGCGGCGGCTACACGGCCCTGTTCGTCGCGGGCGCCGTCCTGTCCGTCCTCGGCGCGCTCGCGGTCCGCCCCATACGCGGCGTTCGCTGA
- a CDS encoding polysaccharide deacetylase family protein, with product MIAPTRTLTAQRPATKRPATKRPRARRLTAAGALTALTLTALAACGTDPEPGGRDQPSRPKASAPPRPATLAPGPAGLTPVFKNAPRTPASATPTVALTFDADMTADQGPRAAAGERFDNPALVSTLRRLKVPATFFMTGRWAEEYPAQAKDIGRDPLFEVANHSYSHYAFTDRCYGLPTVPASRMRADVERAFAAFRKAGVERQVPYFRFPGGCYDKKALRALAPGGVTAVQWDVVSGDAFATDADAVARQVLDGVRPGSVVVMHCTRSAAPTTERALRTIVPKLRERGFRFVRVSEQIRAAGASHSRG from the coding sequence ATGATCGCCCCGACACGGACACTGACCGCGCAGAGACCGGCCACGAAGAGACCTGCTACGAAGAGACCGAGGGCCCGGAGGCTGACCGCCGCCGGCGCCCTGACCGCCCTCACCCTCACCGCACTCGCCGCCTGCGGCACGGACCCCGAGCCGGGCGGCCGCGACCAGCCATCGCGACCCAAGGCAAGCGCCCCGCCCCGCCCCGCGACCCTCGCCCCCGGCCCCGCGGGCCTCACCCCCGTCTTCAAGAACGCCCCCCGCACCCCGGCATCCGCCACCCCCACCGTCGCCCTCACCTTCGACGCAGACATGACCGCCGACCAGGGGCCGCGCGCCGCGGCGGGTGAGCGGTTCGACAATCCGGCGCTGGTGTCGACGCTGCGTCGGCTGAAGGTGCCCGCGACGTTCTTCATGACGGGGCGGTGGGCCGAGGAGTACCCGGCGCAGGCCAAGGACATCGGCCGGGACCCGCTCTTCGAGGTCGCCAACCACTCGTACAGCCACTACGCCTTCACCGACCGCTGCTACGGCCTGCCGACCGTCCCCGCGTCCCGCATGCGCGCCGACGTGGAGCGCGCCTTCGCCGCCTTCCGCAAGGCGGGCGTCGAGCGCCAGGTCCCGTACTTCCGCTTCCCTGGCGGCTGTTACGACAAAAAGGCGCTGCGCGCGCTCGCTCCTGGCGGTGTCACGGCCGTGCAGTGGGACGTGGTGAGCGGCGACGCCTTCGCGACGGACGCCGACGCGGTGGCCCGGCAGGTGCTCGACGGGGTGCGGCCCGGCTCGGTGGTCGTCATGCACTGCACGCGCAGCGCGGCTCCCACGACGGAGCGTGCCCTGCGGACCATCGTCCCCAAACTGCGCGAGCGCGGCTTCCGGTTCGTCCGGGTGTCGGAGCAGATCCGGGCGGCGGGGGCCTCTCACTCGCGCGGCTAG
- a CDS encoding TIGR04222 domain-containing membrane protein produces MFWLPLLLVGWVVTGLSCARLCLTAYRAAPHGAAPGHRHELTLYEAAFLSGGPARVADLTLVSMARARRLLLAHTGWATVVDPVGGDDMERSVIGAIGPGGQSPIAPVRRAAAGTDAMRALADRLVAAGLALPEGSWSGVAGAVRQVRAAAAAVVALGAVALLMPAQEPPGQVPVALWFALPLVLNASCLAVARFEIHPYPRWASPAGQLLLSALPARGGSDLTAVAVRGARALADPELRAAFAHRDTAHRGH; encoded by the coding sequence ATGTTCTGGCTTCCGCTCCTTCTCGTGGGCTGGGTCGTGACGGGCCTGTCCTGTGCCCGGCTCTGCCTCACCGCGTACCGCGCCGCCCCGCACGGCGCGGCCCCGGGGCACCGCCATGAACTGACGCTCTACGAAGCCGCGTTCCTCTCCGGCGGTCCCGCGCGCGTCGCCGACCTCACCCTGGTGTCGATGGCCCGCGCCCGGCGCCTGCTGCTCGCGCACACCGGCTGGGCGACGGTCGTCGACCCGGTGGGCGGCGACGACATGGAGCGCTCCGTGATCGGCGCGATAGGGCCCGGCGGACAGTCGCCGATAGCGCCGGTGCGCCGGGCGGCGGCCGGTACCGACGCGATGCGGGCCCTCGCCGACCGTCTCGTCGCGGCGGGGCTCGCCCTGCCGGAAGGCAGCTGGTCGGGGGTCGCGGGAGCGGTCCGGCAGGTGCGGGCCGCCGCGGCCGCGGTGGTCGCCCTCGGGGCCGTCGCACTCCTGATGCCCGCCCAGGAGCCGCCGGGACAGGTGCCCGTGGCGCTCTGGTTCGCGCTGCCCCTCGTCCTGAACGCGAGCTGCCTGGCCGTGGCCCGCTTCGAGATCCACCCCTACCCCCGCTGGGCCTCGCCCGCGGGCCAGCTCCTCCTGAGCGCACTCCCCGCGCGCGGGGGCTCCGACCTCACCGCCGTGGCCGTACGCGGCGCCCGTGCCCTCGCCGATCCGGAGCTGCGGGCGGCTTTCGCGCACCGGGACACGGCGCATCGGGGTCATTGA
- a CDS encoding TetR/AcrR family transcriptional regulator, which produces MRRTVDIASVEGLDALSVGRIATELKLSKSGVFALFGSKEELQLATIRAAGRIFLDAVVEPATQSPPGLGRVWQLCARWLDYSEQRVFPGGCFFYGVIAEFDAREGAVHDALVRADRDWTGQVERCVAEARDTGELHPDTDVPQVAFELIALMETANAHSVLHDEPAIYRRAGVAITARLRAAATDPSLVPQLNSSLSASASPGLP; this is translated from the coding sequence CTGCGCCGCACGGTTGACATCGCCTCGGTCGAGGGTCTGGACGCGCTTTCCGTCGGGCGGATCGCCACCGAGCTGAAGCTCAGCAAGAGCGGGGTCTTCGCGCTCTTCGGCTCCAAGGAGGAGCTGCAGCTCGCGACCATCCGCGCGGCCGGCCGCATCTTCCTCGACGCGGTGGTGGAACCGGCCACGCAGTCCCCGCCCGGCCTCGGCCGCGTCTGGCAGCTGTGCGCGCGCTGGCTCGACTACTCGGAACAGCGCGTCTTTCCCGGCGGCTGCTTCTTCTACGGGGTGATCGCCGAGTTCGACGCCCGCGAGGGCGCGGTGCACGACGCGCTGGTCCGCGCCGACCGTGACTGGACCGGCCAGGTGGAGCGCTGCGTCGCCGAGGCCCGCGACACCGGCGAACTGCACCCGGATACCGACGTACCCCAGGTCGCCTTCGAACTCATCGCGCTGATGGAGACGGCGAACGCGCACTCGGTGCTGCACGACGAGCCGGCCATCTACCGCAGGGCGGGCGTCGCCATCACGGCACGACTGCGCGCGGCGGCGACGGACCCGTCGCTGGTGCCTCAGCTCAACTCCTCCCTGAGCGCCAGCGCCTCACCGGGGCTGCCCTAA
- a CDS encoding ABC transporter, with product MNALLSYQSALLLRSQRWLAPVILYAAFLAVGVQSGQPVLDSLAYAAAALLPVAAWLVRICATNEPPAARSCSAAAAGPWRAQLACLLSAFLATALLGAVATLVVAVISDAASTDHRTAVNRLAAGGAGLLAMLVSALVGTAIGAVTSWPLMRSPGRAIPVMLLAALLSLVTTGSPAKAAMTGLVSGSRDGVVPVPLLPVAGAAVIAVAAVGVACGLAARRG from the coding sequence ATGAACGCCCTGCTCAGCTACCAGTCCGCCCTCCTCCTGCGCTCCCAGCGCTGGCTCGCCCCCGTCATCCTGTACGCCGCGTTCCTCGCCGTCGGCGTACAGAGCGGGCAGCCGGTCCTCGACTCCCTCGCGTACGCGGCCGCCGCGCTGCTGCCCGTCGCCGCCTGGCTGGTGCGGATCTGCGCCACCAACGAGCCGCCCGCCGCCCGCAGTTGCTCGGCAGCGGCGGCCGGCCCCTGGCGGGCTCAACTGGCCTGCCTGCTCTCCGCGTTCCTCGCCACGGCCCTGCTCGGCGCCGTCGCCACCCTCGTCGTGGCGGTGATCAGTGACGCGGCGAGCACCGATCACCGGACGGCCGTGAACCGGCTCGCGGCGGGCGGAGCGGGGCTGCTCGCGATGCTGGTGAGCGCGCTCGTGGGCACCGCCATCGGCGCCGTCACGAGTTGGCCGCTGATGCGCTCGCCGGGCCGGGCGATCCCGGTGATGCTGCTCGCCGCGCTGCTCTCCCTGGTGACCACGGGCTCCCCCGCGAAGGCGGCCATGACCGGGCTCGTCTCGGGGTCGCGGGACGGGGTGGTGCCGGTGCCGTTGCTGCCCGTCGCGGGAGCCGCGGTGATCGCGGTGGCAGCGGTGGGGGTGGCTTGCGGGCTGGCCGCGCGGAGAGGGTGA
- a CDS encoding DUF4142 domain-containing protein, with protein MRSINGTGLIVAGLVATLAALLFPVWSYEDRSGTGVDRLDAETVSTEFGPLSALDRDFITKVRLAGLWELPAGQQAEARGTTKAVQTAGEHLVEGHTFLDARVREVATQLNLELPNQPTAQQRGWLDEMSDAHGDAYDEKFANILRAAHGKVFSVVAEVRATTRNSLVRTLADDANTTVLDHITVLEGTGLVDFDDLARDAASAGPVPVTRSPAPPGPTRSPSPATPVSPSPTFSLPPPASRPKPTDEERDKEKDRGRGKEKPRGKAERYVPAIPRPHAE; from the coding sequence ATGCGATCCATCAACGGCACCGGCCTCATCGTCGCTGGGCTCGTCGCGACACTGGCCGCGCTGCTCTTTCCCGTCTGGTCGTACGAGGACAGGTCGGGAACCGGCGTGGACAGACTCGACGCGGAGACCGTGTCGACGGAGTTCGGCCCGCTCTCCGCGCTCGACCGGGACTTCATCACCAAGGTGCGGCTGGCGGGCCTCTGGGAACTCCCCGCCGGACAGCAGGCCGAGGCGCGCGGCACCACCAAGGCGGTCCAGACGGCGGGCGAGCATCTCGTCGAGGGGCATACGTTCCTGGACGCGCGGGTGCGCGAGGTGGCGACACAGCTCAACCTGGAACTGCCCAATCAGCCGACCGCCCAACAGCGGGGCTGGCTCGACGAGATGAGCGACGCGCACGGCGACGCGTACGACGAGAAGTTCGCCAACATCCTGCGCGCCGCCCACGGCAAGGTCTTCTCGGTGGTCGCCGAGGTCCGCGCGACCACCCGCAACTCGCTGGTGCGCACGCTCGCGGACGACGCGAACACGACGGTCCTCGACCACATCACGGTCCTCGAAGGCACGGGCCTCGTCGACTTCGACGATCTGGCGCGCGACGCGGCGTCGGCGGGCCCCGTCCCGGTGACCCGCTCCCCCGCCCCACCGGGCCCGACCCGCTCGCCGTCCCCGGCAACCCCGGTCTCCCCCTCCCCCACCTTCTCGCTGCCCCCGCCGGCCTCCCGCCCCAAGCCCACGGACGAGGAGAGGGATAAGGAGAAGGACAGGGGCAGGGGCAAGGAAAAGCCCCGCGGCAAAGCGGAACGTTACGTACCCGCGATCCCGCGTCCGCATGCTGAATAG
- a CDS encoding TIGR03086 family metal-binding protein — protein sequence MPDLTNAPDLTTAPDLTDLTAPDLIALDRTAVHESLRVLRAARGTDWERPSPCAGWTLRDLVAHMTAQHHGFAAAARGSGADRTYWIAPELGRDPFKVYDESVRHVLAAFAEEGVVERGFTLPEIGGTFTGRIAVGFHFLDYVVHSWDVATTVGVGLDLPRPVVDAALDIARRVPKDPERRGPGAAFAPVLPTPEDASPLEEVLALLGRTPEPHIDHAKR from the coding sequence ATGCCCGACCTCACCAACGCACCCGACCTCACCACCGCACCCGACCTCACCGACCTCACCGCCCCCGACCTCATCGCCCTCGACCGCACCGCCGTCCACGAATCCCTCCGCGTCCTGCGCGCGGCCCGCGGCACCGACTGGGAGCGCCCCTCCCCCTGCGCCGGCTGGACGCTGCGCGACCTGGTGGCGCACATGACCGCGCAGCACCACGGGTTCGCGGCGGCGGCTCGGGGCTCGGGTGCCGACCGTACGTACTGGATCGCGCCGGAGCTCGGCCGCGACCCGTTCAAGGTCTACGACGAGTCGGTGCGTCACGTGCTGGCCGCGTTCGCCGAAGAGGGCGTCGTGGAGCGGGGGTTCACGCTTCCCGAGATCGGCGGGACGTTCACGGGACGGATCGCGGTCGGCTTCCACTTCCTGGACTACGTGGTGCACTCCTGGGACGTGGCGACCACCGTCGGAGTCGGCCTCGACCTCCCCCGGCCGGTCGTCGACGCCGCGCTCGACATCGCCCGCCGGGTGCCGAAGGATCCCGAACGCCGCGGCCCCGGCGCCGCGTTCGCGCCCGTACTGCCCACACCGGAGGACGCGTCACCGCTGGAGGAGGTGCTGGCTCTCCTGGGGCGGACACCGGAGCCCCACATCGACCACGCAAAGCGTTGA
- a CDS encoding DUF692 domain-containing protein: protein MKHLGTGIGWRPEIANAVERMPGIDWVEAVAENLCPGHIPDSLLRLRERGVTVVPHGVSLGLGGADRPDETRIAALAERAQALGSPLVTEHIAFVRAGGPLTASQPLEAGHLLPVPRTRDALDVLCENVRIAQDALPVPLAVENIAALISWPGEEMTEGQFLYELVERTGVRLLIDVANLHTNHVNRGEDPSKALDELPVEAIAYVHVAGGFERDGVWHDSHAHPVPEPVLAILSDLAARVSPPGVLLERDENFPAPQELERELDAIRETVRTKAPASGECATGTARAAAAPAAVPDATRQRLALSQTALLSALVAGTPAPEGFDRARLTVQSRALTGKRADVVAKVAPELPEILGDSYRPEFIAYAQSRPMSGGYRRDALDFAERLLLAGRPEDAEARGELTRWWLERSGPAPLDARPVTRWLRAARFALRRG, encoded by the coding sequence ATGAAGCACCTGGGGACCGGAATCGGGTGGCGTCCGGAGATCGCGAACGCCGTGGAACGGATGCCCGGCATCGACTGGGTCGAGGCTGTCGCGGAGAACCTGTGCCCCGGGCACATCCCCGACTCCCTCCTCCGGCTGCGCGAGCGGGGCGTCACGGTGGTGCCGCACGGCGTCTCGCTCGGCCTCGGCGGAGCCGACCGCCCCGACGAGACGCGCATCGCCGCGCTCGCCGAGCGCGCGCAGGCACTCGGCTCGCCGCTGGTCACCGAGCACATCGCGTTCGTACGCGCCGGGGGCCCGCTGACGGCTTCGCAGCCGCTGGAGGCGGGCCACCTGCTTCCGGTGCCGCGCACCCGCGACGCCCTCGACGTGCTGTGCGAGAACGTGCGCATCGCGCAGGACGCGCTGCCGGTGCCGCTCGCCGTGGAGAACATCGCGGCGCTGATCTCCTGGCCCGGCGAGGAGATGACGGAGGGGCAGTTCCTCTACGAGCTCGTCGAGCGCACGGGCGTACGCCTCCTCATCGATGTCGCCAACCTCCACACGAACCACGTCAACCGCGGCGAGGACCCGTCGAAGGCCCTGGACGAGCTGCCGGTCGAGGCCATCGCGTACGTCCATGTCGCGGGCGGCTTCGAGCGGGACGGCGTCTGGCACGACAGCCACGCCCACCCGGTCCCGGAGCCGGTCCTCGCGATCCTTTCGGACCTGGCCGCGCGGGTGAGCCCGCCGGGCGTCCTGCTGGAACGGGATGAGAACTTCCCGGCGCCCCAGGAGCTCGAGCGCGAGCTGGACGCGATACGGGAGACCGTGCGGACGAAGGCGCCCGCCTCCGGTGAGTGCGCCACCGGGACCGCACGGGCCGCCGCGGCCCCCGCCGCCGTGCCGGACGCCACCCGTCAGCGCCTCGCCCTCTCGCAGACCGCGCTCCTCTCCGCCCTGGTGGCCGGGACGCCCGCGCCCGAAGGGTTCGACCGGGCCCGGCTGACCGTGCAGAGCAGGGCGTTGACCGGCAAGCGGGCGGACGTCGTGGCGAAGGTGGCGCCCGAGCTGCCGGAGATCCTCGGCGACAGCTATCGCCCGGAGTTCATCGCGTACGCGCAGTCGCGGCCGATGTCCGGCGGATACCGGCGTGACGCGCTGGACTTCGCCGAGCGGCTGCTGCTCGCCGGGCGGCCCGAGGACGCGGAGGCGCGCGGCGAGCTGACCCGGTGGTGGCTCGAACGGTCCGGGCCCGCGCCGCTGGACGCGCGGCCGGTCACACGGTGGCTGCGGGCGGCGCGGTTCGCGCTGCGACGGGGATAG